In Streptobacillus felis, a single genomic region encodes these proteins:
- a CDS encoding UTRA domain-containing protein has translation IIYFERLRFINEEPIIYEQTYLTMYRFNGFDPLELNNNSIYNILEYRYDVTLSKAIEKLKSILNSSKKEKNLLKLKENDFG, from the coding sequence AGATAATATATTTTGAAAGATTACGTTTCATAAATGAAGAACCAATAATATACGAACAAACATATCTAACAATGTACAGATTTAATGGTTTTGATCCACTTGAACTAAATAATAATTCAATTTATAATATTTTAGAATATAGGTATGATGTTACTTTATCAAAAGCCATAGAAAAATTAAAGTCAATATTAAATTCTAGTAAAAAAGAAAAAAATTTACTTAAATTAAAGGAAAATGACTTTGGAAT